Proteins co-encoded in one Brassica oleracea var. oleracea cultivar TO1000 chromosome C4, BOL, whole genome shotgun sequence genomic window:
- the LOC106340209 gene encoding BAHD acyltransferase At5g47980-like has protein sequence MEMDLEIEVMGREVIKPATPSPHNHIQLSLLDMSIPAMYFSTIFLYKSEDLVTASREVISKKLKSSLSETLSRLYPLAGEIEGVSINCNDKGAVFTEARTNLLLPEFLKTLNVDSLAELRPKVEDGDSPSAWPLLSVGVTFFGSGSGVAVSVNVSHRICDAASLLTLVTDWSETMANKKSNVGIHQFAEATIYPPAPPHMASQSRTTNSIKCAMNRFVFESSKIAELKRKAASESVKMPTRVEAITSLIWKCVTKASRSNLMGPRSAVMYVAVDLRLKVPSSVLSPDAIGNLQTAFFLKKDAESEVEIQETVAAFRTAKEEVDKMLKDNVQSNTLGQGLLNMMGSQASVFKPDIDIYTTSSWLGKPFYGVDFGWGSPVWMGSATHTVYDKLVYVSLMDSKDGEGVEAWINIPAEVMSVFVHDQELLAYAVLNPPITI, from the coding sequence ATGGAAATGGACTTAGAGATAGAGGTGATGGGGAGAGAAGTGATCAAACCTGCTACACCCTCACCTCATAATCACATTCAGCTCTCTCTTCTCGATATGTCCATTCCCGCAATGTACTTCTCAACAATCTTCCTCTATAAATCTGAAGACCTAGTCACTGCGTCGCGTGAGGTCATCTCAAAGAAACTGAAAAGCTCTTTGTCCGAGACTCTCTCACGCTTATATCCACTCGCTGGAGAGATAGAAGGCGTCTCTATCAACTGCAACGACAAAGGAGCCGTCTTCACTGAGGCACGCACCAATCTCCTTCTCCCCGAGTTCTTGAAAACCCTCAACGTTGACTCTCTGGCGGAACTCCGTCCCAAGGTCGAGGATGGAGATTCTCCATCGGCGTGGCCATTGTTGAGTGTCGGCGTCACCTTCTTCGGGTCTGGATCAGGAGTAGCTGTCTCGGTCAACGTCTCTCACAGGATCTGTGACGCGGCTTCATTGCTTACCTTGGTAACAGATTGGTCAGAGACCATGGCTAACAAGAAGTCAAATGTGGGTATTCATCAGTTCGCTGAGGCCACCATTTATCCTCCTGCTCCTCCCCACATGGCTTCACAGTCCCGAACAACGAACTCAATAAAGTGTGCAATGAACCGTTTCGTCTTTGAGTCCTCTAAGATCGCTGAACTCAAACGCAAAGCAGCTAGCGAAAGCGTCAAAATGCCTACACGTGTGGAAGCTATCACGTCACTTATCTGGAAATGTGTTACAAAGGCCTCGCGGTCTAACCTGATGGGTCCAAGGTCAGCGGTCATGTATGTAGCCGTAGACTTGCGGCTTAAGGTTCCTTCAAGTGTTTTGTCACCGGACGCTATTGGTAACCTTCAGACAGCATTCTTTCTCAAGAAAGACGCAGAGAGCGAAGTTGAAATACAAGAAACCGTGGCCGCATTCAGGACGGCCAAAGAAGAAGTCGACAAGATGTTAAAAGATAATGTCCAAAGCAATACACTTGGTCAGGGTTTGTTGAACATGATGGGAAGTCAGGCGTCGGTGTTCAAACCGGACATAGACATATACACAACGTCTAGCTGGCTCGGTAAGCCTTTCTACGGGGTTGACTTCGGGTGGGGTAGTCCGGTCTGGATGGGATCAGCTACACATACCGTCTATGACAAATTGGTGTATGTTTCGCTGATGGACTCAAAGGATGGTGAAGGTGTGGAAGCATGGATAAACATACCTGCAGAAGTCATGTCTGTGTTTGTCCATGACCAAGAGTTGCTTGCTTATGCTGTCCTAAATCCCCCCATCACAATCTAA
- the LOC106337127 gene encoding DNA (cytosine-5)-methyltransferase 1-like: MVRNGSKAGKQKKRPLPESKESDHDHDDDLSTRKTRPKRAAACTNFKEKSVRISEKSATVAAKHHQTVDDEIVALHLTASSPQSGGDEPHQTRRLTDFVLHDTDGVSQAVEMVEHVDMFITGVILPSGECSDKEEKAKGVRCEGFGRVDNWSISGYEDGSPVVWVTTSLADYECVKPATTYKKVYDYFFHKAYASVEVYKKVANSDLMSLDELLVAVSRAMSLETKCFSSDYLAIKNFVISQGEFVYNQLAGLDDTAKKDDARFVEIPVLVALRDASSSILEYDAGQPSNGVLRIDGVSERKAVSSDQQMVDEDEKFARLVQDEEYMKSMQRPRKSSSSATVSKNGYIMTTEDEIANDYPLPAHYKNSQVETDELLLYHDDDYEVDIDDLPRKMLQNWALYDIDSRLISLELLPMKPCADIDVTIFGSGVMADDQGIWIDLDDPATSMPSEEHAGIPIFLSQIKEWMIEYGVSTVSVSIRTDAAWYRLGKPSKQYAPWFEPILKTARVSVGVFALLEEQTRMARLSFEDVVRRVSEFESDHKAYISSDRSAVDRYVVGHGQIILQMFSEFPNKEIRRCAFITGLANKRAEKHNTRWTIKKKKILLKVNLNPRAGVAPVSKRKAMQATTTPLINRIWGEFYSIYSPEEPLQAVGAENVEEEAEEEEEEENDEDDAEETEPEAAEVEESHTLPKKIVGSCGKMETRWDGESLGRTSAGEPLYRQALLEGETVAVGGAVIAEVGGTQAIYFVEYMFESSDQSKMLHGRLLQRGSETVLENAANERELFLTNKCMTVQFKDVKGTVSFEIRTRPWGHQFRKENAVADKLDRARAEERKAKDLPTEYFCKSLYSPERGGFFRLPLSDMGRASGSCTSCRVREDEEERKKIKLNASKTGFSSYGVDYCADDFVYVYPDCIDGSKKANGKFKPGRNIGLRAFVVCQLVEIIVPKKSRKSSFEVNVRRFYRPEDVSEGKAYASDIREVYYSEDTFVVQPEALKGKCEVRKKNDMPSCSEFPISENIFFCEQIYDPSKGSVKQLPLNIKPKFSTVKDDALLRKKKGKGVESETGSGIVKPDELFKEMRLVTLDIFAGCGGLSQGLEQAGVSATKWAIEYEGPAGEAFRKNHPETTVIVDNCNVTLRAIMEKCGDQDECISTTEANELAAKLDEDQKRTLPLPGQVDFINGGPPCQGFSGMNRFSQSPWSKIQCQMVLAFLSFVDYFRPRYFLLENVRNFVSYSKGQMFKLTLASLLEMGYQVRFGVLEAGAYGVSQSRKRAFIWAAAPEDVLPEWPEPMHVFNVSQLNISLSKGLRYAAVRSTQQGAPFRPITVRDTIGDLPPVENGESNINKEYETDPISWFQKEIRGNQNVPTDHLSQTMNEHNLIRCKRIPKRPGADWRDLPEEKVTLSTGLVVDLIPGCLAAKPGKKKQWKGLFGRLDWDGNFPTCVTKPGPMGMVGKCFHPDQDRIVTVRECARSQGFPDSYEFEGDIAHKHRQIGNAVPPPLAFALGRKLKEAVQLNNFAKSN; the protein is encoded by the exons ATGGTGAGAAACGGAAGCAAGGCTGGGAAGCAGAAGAAGAGACCTCTTCCAGAGAGCAAAGAGTCAGATCATGATCACGACGATGATCTCTCCACGAGGAAGACGAGGCCAAAGCGAGCTGCAGCATGCACAAACTTCAAGGAGAAATCCGTCCGCATCTCCGAGAAATCCGCCACCGTAGCAGCAAAGCACCATCAGACTGTGGACGACGAGATCGTAGCTCTTCACTTGACAGCTTCTTCTCCGCAGAGCGGCGGCGACGAGCCTCACCAAACCAGGAGGCTGACCGATTTCGTTTTGCATGATACCGACGGAGTTTCGCAGGCCGTGGAGATGGTGGAACATGTCGACATGTTCATCACAGGTGTGATCTTGCCTTCAGGTGAATGCTCTGACAAGGAGGAGAAAGCAAAAGGCGTGAGGTGCGAAGGGTTTGGACGCGTTGATAACTGGAGTATCTCTGGGTATGAAGATGGCTCCCCGGTGGTATGGGTGACGACCTCTCTGGCGGATTACGAATGCGTTAAGCCTGCTACCACCTACAAGAAGGTGTATGATTATTTCTTCCACAAGGCGTATGCCTCGGTAGAGGTTTACAAGAAAGTGGCCAACTCTGACTTGATGAGTCTTGATGAGTTGCTTGTGGCGGTTTCGAGGGCTATGAGCCTGGAGACTAAGTGCTTCTCTAGCGATTACTTGGCCATAAAAAATTTTGTTATATCCCAAGGAGAGTTCGTATATAACCAGCTTGCCGGTTTGGATGATACGGCTAAGAAAGATGATGCAAGATTCGTTGAGATTCCTGTACTCGTTGCTCTCAGGGATGCGAGTAGTAGCATACTTGAATATGATGCTGGGCAACCTTCTAATGGGGTTCTGAGGATTGATGGAGTTTCTGAGAGGAAGGCTGTGTCATCTGATCAGCAGATGGTTGACGAGGATGAAAAATTTGCTAGACTTGTACAAGATGAAGAGTATATGAAATCTATGCAAAGGCCCAGGAAAAGCAGCAGCTCAGCTACCGTTTCAAAGAACGGATACATAATGACCACTGAAGATGAGATTGCGAATGATTATCCTCTCCCAGCTCATTACAAGAACTCCCAAGTAGAAACTGACGAGCTTTTATTATACCATGACGACGACTACGAGGTTGACATCGACGACCTGCCTCGTAAGATGCTTCAAAACTGGGCGCTTTACGACATCGATTCACGGTTGATATCCCTGGAGCTTCTCCCGATGAAGCCTTGTGCCGATATCGATGTGACTATCTTTGGATCCGGTGTGATGGCAGATGATCAAGGGATATGGATTGATCTAGATGATCCTGCAACCTCTATGCCGTCAGAGGAACATGCTGGGATACCTATATTCCTCAGTCAAATAAAGGAATGGATGATTGAGTATGGGGTGTCAACGGTCTCGGTTTCTATTCGAACAGATGCGGCCTGGTATCGACTTGGGAAACCGTCAAAGCAGTACGCCCCTTGGTTCGAACCTATTCTGAAAACAGCGAGGGTTTCCGTCGGCGTTTTTGCTCTGCTGGAGGAGCAAACTAGGATGGCGAGGCTTTCGTTTGAAGATGTTGTAAGAAGAGTGTCTGAGTTCGAGAGTGACCATAAGGCTTACATTTCTTCTGATCGCTCGGCTGTTGACAGATACGTGGTTGGCCACGGGCAGATAATCTTGCAAATGTTTTCGGAGTTTCCTAACAAGGAGATCAGAAGGTGTGCGTTTATTACTGGTCTCGCGAATAAAAGGGCGGAAAAGCACAACACGAGATGGACCATCAAGAAGAAGAAGATTTTGCTGAAAGTGAATTTGAACCCAAGGGCGGGTGTGGCACCTGTATCCAAGAGGAAGGCTATGCAAGCAACGACAACGCCCCTGATCAACAGAATCTGGGGCGAGTTTTACTCCATTTACTCTCCAGAGGAGCCTTTGCAGGCGGTTGGTGCAGAAAACGTGGAGGAAGAGGCTGAAGAGGAGGAGGAGGAGGAAAATGATGAAGATGACGCGGAGGAAACTGAACCTGAAGCTGCTGAGGTCGAAGAGTCTCATACGCTTCCAAAGAAAATTGTAGGCAGTTGTGGAAAAATGGAAACGAGATGGGATGGTGAGAGTCTAGGAAGAACTTCGGCTGGTGAGCCTCTCTATCGACAAGCCCTCCTCGAAGGGGAAACAGTGGCTGTAGGTGGGGCTGTCATCGCGGAAGTCGGCGGAACTCAGGCCATCTACTTTGTGGAGTACATGTTTGAAAGTTCAGATCAAAGCAAAATGCTGCATGGAAGACTTTTACAAAGAGGGTCCGAGACTGTTCTGGAGAATGCTGCTAACGAGAGGGAACTGTTTTTGACGAACAAATGTATGACTGTACAGTTCAAGGACGTAAAAGGGACAGTCTCTTTCGAGATTCGAACAAGGCCATGGGGGCATCAGTTTAGGAAAGAGAACGCCGTTGCGGATAAGCTGGACCGGGCAAGAGCTGAAGAACGAAAGGCGAAAGACTTGCCTACGGAATACTTCTGCAAGAGTTTGTATTCACCTGAGAGAGGAGGTTTCTTTCGTCTTCCACTGAGTGATATGGGCCGTGCTTCTGGATCGTGCACTTCATGCAGAGTAAGAGAGGATGAAGAGGAGAGGAAAAAGATCAAACTCAACGCTTCGAAGACTGGTTTTTCCTCCTATGGGGTTGACTACTGCGCTGACGATTTTGTCTACGTATACCCCGACTGTATCGATGGATCGAAGAAGGCTAATGGGAAGTTTAAGCCAGGGCGGAACATCGGGTTAAGAGCCTTCGTTGTGTGCCAACTTGTTGAGATCATTGTCCCAAAGAAATCTAGAAAGAGTTCCTTTGAGGTTAATGTCCGAAGGTTTTATAGGCCTGAAGATGTATCTGAAGGAAAGGCCTATGCTTCAGATATCCGAGAG GTGTATTACAGCGAGGACACATTTGTTGTCCAACCAGAGGCTCTAAAGGGAAAATGTGAAGTAAGGAAGAAGAACGATATGCCCTCTTGTAGTGAGTTTCCAATATCGGAGAACATTTTCTTTTGTGAACAAATATACGACCCATCCAAAGGTTCCGTCAAGCAG TTGCCCCTGAATATCAAGCCGAAGTTCTCTACAGTTAAGGACGACGCACTTTTAAGAAAGAAAAAGGGGAAGGGAGTAGAGAGTGAAACTGGTTCTGGTATTGTCAAGCCTGATGAGTTATTTAAAGAGATGCGTCTGGTGACCCTAGATATTTTTGCTGGTTGTGGTGGCCTGTCTCAGGGACTGGAACAAGCAG GTGTGTCTGCAACAAAGTGGGCGATCGAGTATGAAGGGCCAGCTGGGGAGGCTTTTAGAAAAAACCATCCCGAAACAACAGTTATTGTTGATAACTGCAATGTGACTCTTAG GGCTATAATGGAGAAATGTGGAGATCAAGATGAGTGTATCTCTACTACAGAAGCTAATGAACTCGCTGCTAAACTTGATGAGGACCAGAAGCGTACTTTGCCACTGCCTGGCCAAGTGGATTTCATCAACGGAGGCCCTCCATGTCAG GGATTCTCTGGTATGAACCGGTTCAGCCAAAGCCCATGGAGTAAAATTCAGTGTCAAATGGTATTAGCATTCTTGTCTTTTGTTGATTATTTCCGGCCAAGATACTTTCTCCTGGAGAACGTGAGGAACTTTGTCTCATATAGTAAAGGGCAGATGTTTAAACTCACTCTGGCTTCTCTTCTCGAAATGGGTTACCAG GTGAGATTTGGGGTCTTGGAGGCAGGTGCATATGGGGTTTCTCAATCTCGCAAAAGAGCTTTTATATGGGCAGCTGCACCGGAAGACGTTCTTCCCGAATGGCCTGAGCCGATGCATGTCTTTAATGTTTCACAGCTGAATATCTCACTATCCAAAGGTTTACGCTACGCTGCTGTTCGTAGCACTCAACAGGGAGCACCTTTCCGTCCAATCACCGTGAGAGACACAATCGGCGATCTTCCACCTGTAGAGAATGGAGAATCCAATATAAACAAAGAG TATGAAACTGATCCAATCTCGTGGTTCCAAAAGGAGATAAGAGGAAACCAGAATGTTCCCACTGATCACCTTAGCCAAACGATGAACGAACACAACCTCATCCGATGTAAAAGAATCCCGAAGAGGCCAGGTGCTGATTGGCGTGACCTCCCAGAGGAAAAG GTGACGTTATCTACTGGACTGGTGGTGGATTTGATTCCAGGGTGTCTAGCAGCGAAACCTGGTAAAAAAAAGCAGTGGAAAGGACTGTTTGGGAGGTTAGATTGGGACGGCAACTTTCCAACTTGCGTCACTAAACCTGGTCCCATGGGTATGGTTGGTAAGTGCTTCCATCCTGACCAAGACAGGATCGTCACTGTCCGCGAATGCGCCCGATCTCAG GGGTTTCCGGATAGCTATGAGTTCGAAGGGGACATAGCACACAAGCATAGGCAGATTGGGAACGCAGTGCCTCCCCCTTTGGCCTTTGCTCTTGGTCGCAAGCTCAAAGAAGCAGTACAGCTCAACAACTTCGCCAAAAGTAATTAG